A window of the Emys orbicularis isolate rEmyOrb1 chromosome 1, rEmyOrb1.hap1, whole genome shotgun sequence genome harbors these coding sequences:
- the LOC135891366 gene encoding protein SCO2 homolog, mitochondrial, whose translation MFQTLPLRSRWPLAPCGAQQLSLQGRSWAFRERAQRRPPAGCARWLVSTANKTVWPSPCLKVWEVGSSGYTKPAKWFPGAAAGPQQQRWAAQTLSWNRVTRRQFSQGAPSSSGSATRIQLRTRLLITCLFGGAALGTWLYLRSEKERQQKLQRIQELKKVAIGQGDFHLVDHTGQPRSKADFLGQWVLLYFGFTHCPDICPEELEKMSQVVQLLDQEPQLPRVQPVFITVDPERDDVAAVAKYVKEFHPRLLGLTGSPEHMREAGKAYRVYYSAGPRDEDEDYIVDHTVIIYLLSPDGLFLDYYNRSKSEVQIVQSIRGHMETYQTLFS comes from the coding sequence ATGTTTCAGACCCTCCCGCTCCGGAGCCGCTGGCCCTTGGCTCCATGCGGTGCCCAGCAGCTCAGCCTCCAGGGGAGATCCTGGGCTTTCCGGGAACGTGCCCAGAGACGCCCTCCAGCCGGCTGCGCCCGGTGGCTCGTGTCGACAGCCAATAAAACAGTCTGGCCATCACCCTGCTTAAAAGTCTGGGAAGTTGGCAGTAGCGGATACACCAAGCCTGCCAAGTGGTTCCCAGGTGCAGCAGCAGGGCCCCAGCAGCAGAGGTGGGCAGCACAGACCCTTTCCTGGAACAGGGTCACCAGGAGACAGTTCTCCCAGGGGGCCCCGTCGAGCAGCGGCTCCGCCACACGGATACAGCTGAGGACTCGGCTGCTCATCACCTGCCTCTTTGGGGGGGCAGCCCTGGGCACGTGGCTCTACCTCCGCTCTGAAAAGGAACGGCAGCAGAAGTTGCAGCGCATCCAGGAGCTGAAGAAGGTGGCCATCGGCCAGGGGGATTTCCACCTGGTGGACCACACCGGGCAGCCCCGCTCCAAGGCCGATTTCTTGGGGCAGTGGGTGCTGCTCTACTTCGGCTTCACCCACTGCCCAGACATCTGCCCCGAGGAGCTGGAGAAGATGAGCCAGGTGGTGCAGCTGCTGGACCAGGAGCCCCAGCTGCCCCGGGTGCAGCCTGTCTTCATCACCGTGGACCCCGAGCGGGACGACGTGGCCGCTGTGGCCAAGTACGTGAAGGAGTTCCACCCGCGCCTGCTGGGGCTGACGGGCAGCCCGGAGCACATGCGGGAGGCCGGCAAGGCCTATCGCGTCTACTACAGCGCTGGGCCCAGGGACGAGGACGAGGACTACATCGTCGACCACACGGTGATCATCTACCTGCTCAGCCCCGACGGGCTCTTCCTGGACTACTACAACCGGAGCAAGAGTGAGGTGCAGATCGTCCAGAGCATCAGGGGGCACATGGAGACCTACCAGACGCTCTTCAGCTGA
- the TYMP gene encoding thymidine phosphorylase encodes MDRTGPGSGSTFPALIRKKRDGEKLRDEEIRRFVRAVTRGGLQEGQMGAMLMAIRLRDMDPDETLTLTQEMAVSGRVLEWPDSWQRLLVDKHSTGGVGDKVSLPLAPALAACGCKVPMISGRGLGHTGGTLDKLESVPGFNVSQSPEQMRCILEQVGCCIVGQSEELVPADKVLYALRDVTATVDSLPLITASILSKKAAEKVSALVLDVKFGSAALYTSLDSARTLAQSLVSVGSRLGICTVAMLSRMDGPLGQRVGHSLEVLEALQCLEGQGPADLHHLVTTLGGSLLWQCGKASSVGQGAARIAASLADGSALGKFQAMLQAQGVEAGMARALCTGTEEQRYQVLGRARAQEELPAAQDGTVQRVEALPIAQVLHELGAGRTQKGQPINHHVGAELLVTVGQRVAKGSPWIRIHYDTPELSNDQRRTLQGALDLAGSEPFAPSCKVAEIILPQGSRSLEEVTGEQGLGSSQALLCSA; translated from the exons ATGGACCGGACCGGCCCCGGCTCAGGCAGCACCTTCCCGGCGCTGATCCGCAAGAAGCGGGACGGGGAGAAGCTGCGGGATGAGGAGATTCGCCGCTTCGTCCGGGCCGTGACCCGCGGGGGGCTCCAGGAGGGGCAGATGG GGGCCATGCTGATGGCCATCCGGCTGCGGGATATGGATCCGGACGAGACGCTGACTCTGACCCAGGAGATGGCGGTGTCGGGAAGGGTCCTGGAGTGGCCCGACAGCTGGCAGAGGCTCCTGGTCGACAAACATTCCACGGGGGGCGTGGGAGACAAGGTcagcctgcccctggccccggccctggctgccTGTGGCTGTAAG GTGCCCATGATCAGTGGCCGGGGACTGGGCCATACCGGGGGCACGCTGGACAAGCTGGAGTCCGTGCCGGGGTTCAACGTCTCTCAGAGCCCCGAGCAG ATGAGGTGCATCCTGGAACAGGTGGGGTGCTGCATCGTGGGGCAAAGCGAGGAGCTGGTCCCGGCGGACAAGGTGCTCTACGCCCTGCGGGACGTCACGGCCACCGTCGACAGCCTGCCCCTCATCACAG CTTCCATTCTGAGCAAGAAGGCAGCAGAGAAGGTCTCGGCCCTGGTGCTGGACGTGAAGTTCGGCAGCGCTGCCCTCTACACCAGTCTGGACAGCGCCCGGACCCTGGCCCAGAGCCTG GTGTCGGTGGGCAGCCGGCTGGGGATCTGCACGGTGGCCATGCTCAGCAGGATGGACGGGCCCCTGGGGCAGCGCGTGGGCCACTCCCTGGAGGTGCTGGAGGCCCTGCAGTGCCTGGAGGGCCAGGGGCCAGCGGATCTGCATCACCTGGTCACCACGCTAG GGGGCTCTCTGCTGTGGCAGTGCGGGAAGGCCAGCTCGGTGGGGCAGGGCGCCGCCCGCATCGCAGCCTCGCTGGCTGATGGCTCGGCCCTGGGGAAGTTCCAGGCCATGCTGCAGGCCCAGGGGGTGGAGGCCGGCATGGCCCGGGCCCTGTGCACAGGGACGGAGGAGCAGCGCTACCAGGTGCTCGGCCGGGCTCGGGCCCAGGAGGAGCTGCCCGCGGCCCAGGACG GCACAGTGCAGAGGGTCGAGGCCCTGCCCATCGCCCAGGTGCTGCATGAGCTGGGAGCCGGCCGCACCCAGAAGGGGCAGCCAATCAACCACCACGTgggggccgagctgctggtgacGGTGGGGCAGCGCGTGGCTAAAG GTTCACCCTGGATCCGGATTCACTACGACACCCCGGAGCTGAGCAACGATCAGAGACGcaccctgcagggggcgctggacCTGGCAGGCTCGGAGCCCTTCGCGCCCAGCTGCAAGGTCGCAGAGATCATCCTGCCACAGGGCAGCCGGTCACTGGAGGAGGTGACAGGGGAGCAGGGCTTGGGGAGCAGCCAggcactgctctgctctgcctga